The Siphonobacter curvatus genome includes a window with the following:
- a CDS encoding serine protease: MIPKILDPKNIESATVRITCGKKTGTAFFVFSSNERQVLLTSAHTVSEENPICIRFEDGTIINAELIEKIDSRDVALLYTNIKITDKISFLPLKNTELRYNENWESYGFPVIRVNSGGRYNGTVSRINHGTKWDVDLECSQYSNLEQFDGLSGSALIIDGFVVGVIGYDNVGTLGATSIKSISEYLIKHDIQTLINKDQSIPNSIEKDISDSTPNLEVISEINNVIRANISSSYFLITGNPGSGKTTIAAQLELEDSKHVIAGRFFVKVPDNEEYPTQIRATQEFFIKWIEEACYYALFNNLPPKPLKEISLNERLANIHQIIHQLSSYYNQKGEIGFLIIDGLDDVNKLRIADYLSVLPGNLPANFKIILSCTSIDILPLTLKGSIKSSNIIKVTPLSIQSAEKFLSQQLKDKQLKTTQISQLAHKSEGHPLYMRYLTKNLLESSESDSIDSWIDSIPAIGGDIENYYIKIWEQLGEQTDEIWLVSTLARLRIPVEIDTLQELLPESTKHSFIVSFKRIQHLLRDNDSLSIYHTSFSDYVNKNSKSINIIIQENISNFIIKNPQTSFGISERVYHLANGDEKLRKMAIDECNQKWVDECTLNSVNPDVVLADIKTCLSIAAGLGLSHKVISLLLLSKRVNFRYNTLFYENAYFLVNALLALNKPAEAIRYIIRNDTLIVSDGDALSLLYKFYEYEAYDEAEILLNVINQTCKNILESKLDDESLNRFIRLKFKAVTLSASHDFEAANTEFYTILGNIIKMIKYDENHEEEVEKFKDDVGSYNHGYLIWRLNLPPFVKTVEDYLKGDSRFSGYIALCIYEALNFQAKSPNKVDDSFLLDWITDLEYSIDKYGIHSDYYFICLHVLTKKSKRVDIIEKIYKEFYSTEILFEIREENGVDLNYQQIHKYRLHKECLGFFDATNSYPPLPNFKYDFHDWEINIKSTFDYLFYIVGKIKRYKIDNNISVIKSLESNIIQLIENLIPDLKIRMYWERSYAIPETIYPYIYDNLVNLLVEHLPEQVKIFIDKITGEKYYQLGLYTEGYIESLFIIAKDLIKNPEHEHSAFKIIKTLEQHILDTTENRWERNEYLLRLVELYAQINNNIKANSIFKEMINYSMGPSWYKEAQLGIINTAVSNIIPKGGDFTYLQKFAAHLHHASGEMTFQRYVRDQQAEFVGDLAQVGLINDSINYFKYLLFPDYETILTNAESGKVDMPYKGTGYVLGAKAIEEQSGILNMLLNINCKGSMVAWGLSELFILGDDRYLSGYAKVQANILNYSENEVVDNLDVLFKRLSKFVITEVNDELRTEYLQCLINELSLSNIDRLKSYLESVGMSPTHKLESTLDKESLLEDDDPLNSLIDAKKSAQGKLDVENKNGARIIIIEALQRIQDQKYGIWSNNYSHKINEIRDLLTESYDSPSELIKDIKDLIINEPYSEEWIIANRIIEFLKKSDDESEKQLVLSSVLEHIDLMVRTPDHMFKKYDWLINNKGTHLSSQEDKLLLEFLIWFLNHPSLIVKNRTIEILTWLGTTMSETIISALVSEIINDGYSISKELSASVIHQISKLNPPGFSESFKIILDNNETELFKVKHFMINNTILDSLYELRNNSDTNLDILINKYEQLFALNNTNNGDVFFDQDYLDSVMDILVELNDLEILNKKFAITLLDLIDKLSPLPIKETKKIDGYINRSFNDDYEIDLVSDFDTILRYCINIAISPCVLFENKENVANILRFYQPTFPENKLHVNITLIEDDLILALNNIFDKRYIDFDKITINKEFPLNLFYSRFVDTYSESHLSIELTSYLIPIEKYKEIDIYYSEPTFPANSYPHFLEDYKDIIPLFVKSMHVGSITGSEFVPSELSLYIDEILPEFSKSISSMYWRRGRNWDTKYKGVAQQTAFCTTIPFNLLDSIKSDYKLIWKVVRNYNIMYINVFDRKVLK, from the coding sequence ATGATTCCAAAAATACTCGATCCAAAAAATATCGAAAGTGCTACTGTAAGAATTACATGTGGAAAGAAAACAGGTACTGCCTTTTTTGTATTTTCTAGTAATGAAAGACAGGTGTTATTAACATCTGCACATACCGTCTCTGAAGAAAATCCTATCTGCATACGCTTTGAGGACGGTACAATTATAAATGCAGAATTAATTGAAAAAATAGATAGTCGAGATGTAGCTCTTCTTTATACTAATATTAAAATAACAGATAAAATTAGCTTTCTTCCATTAAAAAATACAGAATTACGTTACAATGAGAACTGGGAATCATATGGCTTTCCAGTAATAAGAGTAAATTCAGGCGGAAGATATAATGGTACAGTTTCAAGAATAAATCATGGAACAAAATGGGATGTGGATTTGGAATGCAGTCAATACTCTAATCTTGAACAATTTGATGGACTATCTGGCTCAGCATTAATTATTGATGGTTTTGTTGTAGGTGTTATAGGGTATGATAATGTAGGTACTCTGGGTGCTACAAGCATAAAAAGCATTAGTGAGTATCTAATAAAACATGACATTCAAACCTTAATTAATAAAGATCAATCTATACCAAACTCAATAGAAAAAGACATATCCGATAGCACTCCAAACCTAGAAGTTATATCAGAAATAAATAATGTAATTAGAGCAAATATTTCTTCTAGTTATTTTTTAATCACTGGAAATCCAGGTTCAGGGAAAACCACTATTGCAGCACAATTAGAACTAGAGGATAGCAAACATGTAATTGCAGGTCGTTTTTTTGTTAAAGTACCAGACAACGAAGAATATCCAACACAGATAAGAGCAACTCAGGAGTTTTTCATTAAGTGGATAGAAGAAGCTTGCTACTATGCATTATTTAATAACTTACCACCAAAACCTTTAAAAGAAATTTCTTTAAATGAAAGATTAGCAAATATACATCAAATCATACATCAACTATCAAGTTATTATAATCAGAAAGGGGAAATAGGATTTCTGATAATTGATGGTTTAGATGATGTAAACAAACTTAGAATAGCGGATTACCTATCTGTCCTACCAGGAAATTTACCTGCAAACTTTAAAATAATCTTGTCATGCACTTCAATTGACATATTACCTCTAACGTTAAAAGGATCTATAAAGAGTTCAAATATTATAAAAGTAACACCTTTATCAATTCAAAGCGCTGAAAAATTCTTATCTCAACAATTAAAAGATAAGCAACTTAAAACTACCCAAATAAGTCAGCTTGCTCACAAATCCGAGGGACATCCGCTATACATGCGGTATCTCACTAAAAATTTATTAGAAAGCTCTGAATCTGATTCGATAGATAGTTGGATTGATTCAATACCAGCAATCGGTGGCGATATTGAAAATTATTATATAAAGATATGGGAACAGCTTGGTGAACAAACTGATGAAATTTGGTTGGTATCTACTTTAGCACGATTAAGAATTCCTGTTGAAATAGATACTTTACAAGAACTTTTACCAGAATCGACTAAACATAGTTTTATTGTAAGTTTTAAAAGAATACAACATTTACTAAGAGACAATGACTCTCTAAGTATCTATCATACTTCTTTTTCTGATTATGTAAATAAAAATAGTAAAAGTATTAATATTATAATTCAAGAAAATATTTCTAATTTTATTATAAAAAACCCTCAAACAAGTTTTGGTATTTCTGAACGGGTTTATCATTTGGCAAATGGTGATGAGAAACTTAGAAAGATGGCGATAGATGAATGTAATCAAAAGTGGGTAGATGAATGTACATTAAATAGCGTAAACCCTGATGTTGTCTTAGCTGATATAAAAACTTGTTTAAGTATTGCAGCTGGATTGGGCTTATCGCATAAAGTTATTTCATTATTACTACTTTCTAAACGAGTAAATTTCAGATATAATACTCTATTTTATGAAAATGCATATTTTCTTGTTAATGCTTTATTAGCATTAAATAAACCAGCAGAAGCAATCAGATATATTATTCGTAATGATACATTAATCGTAAGTGATGGTGACGCTTTGAGCTTATTATACAAATTTTATGAATATGAAGCCTACGATGAAGCTGAAATTTTATTAAATGTAATTAATCAAACTTGTAAGAACATATTAGAAAGCAAATTAGATGATGAATCATTAAATCGTTTTATTAGATTAAAGTTTAAAGCTGTTACTCTATCTGCTAGCCATGATTTTGAAGCTGCAAATACAGAGTTTTATACTATTTTAGGGAACATCATTAAAATGATAAAATACGATGAAAATCATGAAGAAGAGGTCGAAAAATTTAAAGATGATGTTGGATCTTACAATCACGGCTATCTTATATGGAGACTTAATTTACCTCCATTCGTCAAAACGGTAGAAGATTATCTTAAAGGTGACTCTAGATTCAGTGGTTATATTGCTCTATGCATTTATGAGGCTTTAAATTTTCAGGCTAAAAGTCCTAATAAGGTAGACGATAGTTTTTTATTGGATTGGATTACAGATTTAGAATATTCAATTGATAAATATGGTATACATTCTGACTATTATTTCATTTGCTTACATGTGCTTACAAAGAAATCTAAGCGAGTTGATATTATAGAAAAGATTTATAAAGAATTTTATTCAACAGAAATCTTATTTGAGATAAGGGAAGAAAATGGAGTAGATCTTAATTATCAGCAGATACACAAGTACAGACTACATAAAGAATGTTTAGGATTTTTTGATGCCACTAACTCATACCCACCATTACCAAATTTTAAGTATGACTTTCACGATTGGGAAATCAATATTAAATCTACTTTTGATTATTTATTTTATATTGTAGGTAAAATAAAACGTTATAAAATTGATAATAATATATCCGTAATTAAATCACTTGAATCAAATATAATACAGTTAATCGAAAATTTAATTCCTGATCTAAAAATTAGAATGTATTGGGAGCGTAGCTATGCTATACCTGAAACAATATATCCATACATATATGACAATTTAGTAAACCTTCTTGTAGAGCATTTGCCTGAGCAAGTTAAGATATTTATTGATAAAATCACTGGTGAGAAATATTATCAGCTTGGCTTATATACTGAGGGATACATTGAAAGCCTTTTCATTATAGCTAAAGACCTTATTAAAAATCCTGAGCATGAACATTCAGCTTTTAAAATAATTAAAACATTAGAACAACACATTTTAGATACAACAGAGAATAGATGGGAGAGAAATGAATACTTATTAAGACTAGTAGAACTTTACGCTCAGATAAATAACAACATTAAAGCTAATTCTATCTTTAAAGAAATGATTAATTATTCTATGGGTCCCTCTTGGTATAAAGAAGCGCAGTTAGGAATAATCAATACTGCAGTTTCAAACATTATTCCAAAGGGAGGAGATTTTACATACTTACAAAAATTCGCTGCTCATTTACATCACGCTTCTGGAGAAATGACATTCCAAAGATATGTTAGGGATCAACAAGCCGAGTTTGTAGGAGATTTAGCACAAGTTGGATTAATCAATGATTCAATTAATTATTTTAAATATTTATTATTCCCTGACTATGAAACAATTCTGACTAATGCGGAATCAGGTAAAGTAGATATGCCATATAAGGGTACTGGTTACGTATTAGGTGCAAAGGCAATTGAAGAACAGAGTGGCATATTGAATATGCTTCTGAATATTAATTGCAAGGGCTCTATGGTTGCTTGGGGATTAAGTGAACTCTTCATACTAGGTGATGATCGATATTTAAGCGGATATGCTAAAGTTCAAGCTAATATTTTAAATTATTCCGAAAATGAAGTAGTGGATAATTTGGATGTATTATTTAAACGACTATCTAAGTTTGTAATCACGGAAGTGAATGACGAACTCCGAACTGAATACCTCCAATGCCTTATAAACGAACTAAGCTTATCAAACATTGATAGATTAAAAAGTTATTTAGAATCCGTTGGGATGAGTCCTACGCATAAATTAGAAAGCACATTAGATAAAGAGTCTCTTTTAGAAGACGATGACCCATTAAATTCATTAATTGATGCTAAAAAATCCGCTCAGGGCAAACTTGATGTTGAGAATAAAAATGGTGCTAGAATAATTATAATAGAGGCTTTGCAGAGAATACAAGATCAAAAATATGGCATATGGTCAAACAATTACTCTCATAAAATAAATGAAATTAGGGATCTTTTAACTGAAAGCTATGATAGCCCTTCTGAATTAATTAAAGATATTAAAGATTTAATTATTAATGAACCTTATTCTGAAGAATGGATAATTGCAAATCGAATAATAGAATTTCTAAAGAAAAGTGATGATGAATCTGAAAAGCAGTTAGTGTTGTCATCTGTACTTGAACATATAGATTTAATGGTTCGAACGCCAGATCATATGTTCAAAAAATATGACTGGTTAATAAATAACAAAGGTACTCATTTATCATCTCAGGAAGACAAGCTTTTACTTGAATTTCTAATATGGTTTTTAAATCATCCATCATTAATTGTCAAAAATAGAACGATTGAGATATTAACATGGTTAGGAACTACTATGTCGGAAACAATTATTTCTGCTTTAGTAAGTGAAATAATCAATGATGGATATAGTATATCTAAAGAATTATCTGCATCCGTTATTCATCAAATTTCTAAATTGAATCCTCCTGGCTTTTCAGAATCATTTAAAATTATTTTAGACAATAATGAAACAGAATTATTTAAGGTTAAACATTTTATGATTAACAACACAATTCTTGATTCACTCTATGAATTAAGAAACAATAGTGATACGAATTTAGATATACTAATCAATAAATATGAGCAATTATTTGCATTAAATAATACAAATAACGGAGACGTTTTTTTTGATCAGGATTACTTAGACTCTGTAATGGACATCCTTGTTGAACTAAATGATCTTGAGATTTTAAATAAAAAATTTGCAATAACACTTTTAGATTTAATTGATAAATTATCCCCTCTACCTATTAAGGAGACTAAGAAGATTGATGGTTATATTAATAGAAGCTTCAACGATGACTATGAAATAGATTTAGTATCTGATTTTGATACAATTCTGAGATATTGCATCAATATTGCCATCAGCCCTTGTGTATTATTTGAAAATAAAGAAAATGTAGCTAATATCTTAAGATTTTATCAACCAACATTTCCAGAAAATAAACTTCATGTCAATATCACTCTAATAGAAGATGACTTAATACTTGCATTAAATAATATTTTTGATAAAAGATATATTGATTTTGACAAAATTACTATTAATAAAGAATTCCCCTTAAATTTATTCTATAGTAGATTTGTGGACACATATAGTGAATCACATTTAAGTATAGAACTTACATCTTACCTAATTCCCATTGAAAAATATAAAGAAATTGATATTTATTATTCAGAACCAACATTCCCAGCTAATTCTTATCCCCATTTTCTTGAAGATTATAAAGATATCATTCCATTGTTTGTTAAAAGTATGCATGTGGGTTCTATCACGGGAAGTGAGTTTGTACCTTCTGAATTAAGTCTTTATATTGATGAAATTTTGCCTGAATTTTCAAAAAGTATATCTTCAATGTATTGGAGACGAGGACGAAATTGGGACACTAAGTATAAAGGAGTAGCCCAGCAAACTGCTTTTTGTACGACTATACCTTTCAATTTACTTGATTCAATTAAGTCAGATTATAAGTTGATTTGGAAAGTCGTTAGAAATTACAATATCATGTATATTAATGTATTTGACCGAAAAGTATTAAAATGA
- the avs1a gene encoding AVAST type 1 anti-phage system MBL fold metallo-hydrolase Avs1a, which yields MNINIKTYPAKNGDCFLISFGGVNDSKKHLIIDCGYVDTIKKYLKKDLIRIAEKGEVIEKLIITHIDKDHIQGAIRLLKDNNSEAFIEIKEIWHNTFRHLHHNEQTYIDNSQEKILNQITQKGYAVRKGDMYGQQEISAIQGTTVGALILQGDYNWNTDFDRNAVSIDYKKEISIDENTQIILLSPNNEKLGKLKILWKNELEKYGTKYEEIKSELYDDAFEMHMSWEKDMLKKKSPHISSTKESIEELLLKPFDDDTTITNGSSISFILEIQEKKLLFLADAHPDIIVQSLKEYDEKGLIKFDLIKVSHHGSFHNINKDLLDKIDSTKYIFSTNGDNHNHPHRETIAHIISRPSKSCRELYFNYITENSTYFDNEEWKNNWNYSINYLNQEPYTITL from the coding sequence ATGAACATTAATATAAAAACATATCCAGCTAAGAATGGCGATTGCTTCTTAATAAGCTTCGGGGGGGTAAATGATAGTAAAAAACATTTGATAATTGATTGCGGATATGTAGATACCATAAAGAAATATTTGAAAAAGGATTTGATAAGAATTGCTGAGAAAGGGGAAGTAATAGAGAAATTGATTATAACCCATATAGATAAAGATCATATTCAAGGAGCTATACGGCTTTTAAAAGATAATAACTCTGAGGCTTTTATTGAAATTAAGGAAATATGGCATAATACATTTAGACATCTACACCATAATGAGCAAACATATATTGATAATAGCCAAGAAAAAATACTTAATCAGATAACTCAGAAGGGGTATGCAGTAAGGAAAGGAGACATGTATGGGCAGCAAGAAATTAGTGCTATACAAGGTACAACAGTAGGAGCACTGATTTTACAAGGTGATTATAACTGGAATACTGATTTTGATAGAAATGCAGTATCAATAGATTATAAAAAAGAAATAAGTATAGATGAAAATACTCAAATAATTCTATTGTCACCAAATAATGAAAAATTAGGAAAATTGAAAATTCTCTGGAAAAATGAATTAGAAAAATACGGTACCAAATATGAAGAAATTAAATCTGAATTGTATGATGATGCTTTTGAGATGCATATGTCTTGGGAAAAAGACATGCTCAAAAAAAAATCACCCCATATTTCTTCAACTAAAGAGTCCATAGAAGAATTATTACTAAAACCATTCGACGACGACACAACTATAACAAATGGAAGCTCAATTTCTTTTATTTTAGAAATCCAAGAAAAAAAACTGTTATTTCTTGCCGATGCACATCCTGATATAATAGTACAATCTCTTAAGGAATATGATGAAAAAGGATTAATAAAATTTGATCTTATCAAAGTATCTCATCATGGAAGTTTTCATAACATCAATAAAGACTTACTAGATAAAATTGACTCAACTAAATATATTTTCTCTACAAATGGAGATAACCATAATCACCCACATAGAGAAACGATTGCCCATATAATAAGTCGTCCATCAAAATCATGTAGAGAACTATATTTTAATTACATCACCGAAAATTCCACATACTTTGATAATGAAGAATGGAAAAACAATTGGAATTACTCTATTAATTATTTAAATCAGGAACCTTACACTATAACATTATGA
- a CDS encoding helix-turn-helix domain-containing protein — protein MHLLPVITLVTLQPSHHQALITQAVEQALQKFQQTLPTRQEVFTKTEAAEFLRLHSANAKPNPQAIDRLRREGKLESVEDAKTVRITRKALEKYLEEFKSV, from the coding sequence ATGCATCTATTACCTGTTATCACGCTTGTTACTCTACAGCCATCCCACCATCAGGCCTTAATCACGCAAGCCGTCGAGCAGGCTCTTCAGAAATTTCAACAAACCCTACCGACCCGTCAGGAAGTTTTCACCAAAACAGAAGCAGCCGAATTCCTTAGACTCCATTCTGCAAACGCGAAGCCCAATCCCCAGGCGATAGACCGGTTAAGACGGGAAGGAAAACTTGAATCTGTAGAAGATGCCAAGACCGTACGCATTACTAGGAAGGCTTTAGAGAAATATCTGGAAGAATTTAAGTCTGTTTGA
- a CDS encoding MFS transporter produces MNTSESKESEQPLQNKTFLAVLINTLAASLTNNFVWFALTFWVYLETKSVLTTSIMAGVYSGTVAVTGFFLGTLVDRYPKKLAMLLSSSSSLLLYVVAAGIYLSTAETTFRNPGSWQLWMFITLALIGAIAGNLRSIALSTLVTILLPESQRDKANGMVGTANGVSFLAASIFSGLVIGFLGMFWTLILAIGLTLLVVFHLTTLSIQELTHVHSEAPPVSFNVRHTIAIIQEIPGLFGLIFFNCFNNFLGGVFMSLMDAYGLSLVSVQVWGILWGFLSLGFIIGGLIVARQGLGGKPLRTLFLTNLIMWFVCIFFTLHASIVLLSVGLLIYMCLIPVVEAAEQTIVQKVIPPDRLGRVFGFSQSLEQAASPITALLIGPIAQYIFIPFMTTGAGVQWLGSWFGTGSDRGLALLFTLTGIIGFIVTLLAMRSRAYHTLASHY; encoded by the coding sequence ATGAATACCTCCGAGTCAAAAGAATCTGAACAGCCCCTCCAAAACAAGACCTTTCTAGCCGTTCTGATCAATACTCTGGCGGCTTCATTAACCAATAATTTTGTCTGGTTTGCCCTGACCTTCTGGGTATATCTGGAAACGAAATCCGTATTAACCACTTCCATCATGGCAGGAGTTTATTCGGGAACAGTCGCCGTTACGGGCTTTTTCCTGGGTACACTCGTAGATCGTTACCCCAAGAAGCTAGCCATGCTCCTTTCGAGTAGCAGTTCGCTGTTGCTGTATGTCGTGGCCGCGGGCATTTACCTTTCTACCGCCGAGACAACGTTCCGGAATCCCGGCAGCTGGCAACTCTGGATGTTTATTACGCTGGCTTTGATTGGGGCTATTGCTGGAAACCTCCGCAGCATTGCCCTTTCCACCCTGGTCACCATTCTTCTTCCCGAATCTCAACGTGACAAAGCCAATGGGATGGTAGGGACGGCCAATGGCGTATCGTTCCTGGCCGCTTCCATTTTTAGTGGCCTGGTAATTGGCTTTCTAGGGATGTTCTGGACGCTCATACTGGCCATTGGCCTGACGTTACTGGTGGTCTTCCATCTCACTACCCTTTCTATTCAGGAACTTACCCACGTGCATAGCGAAGCTCCGCCGGTCAGTTTTAACGTTCGTCATACCATTGCTATCATTCAGGAAATCCCCGGTTTATTCGGGCTGATCTTTTTCAACTGCTTTAATAACTTTCTGGGCGGCGTATTCATGTCCCTGATGGATGCCTACGGACTGTCGCTGGTGTCGGTACAGGTTTGGGGCATCCTCTGGGGTTTCCTGAGTCTGGGTTTTATTATTGGTGGACTCATTGTTGCTCGTCAGGGCCTCGGTGGCAAGCCGTTACGTACGCTATTTCTCACCAATCTGATCATGTGGTTTGTCTGCATTTTCTTTACGTTGCATGCTTCGATTGTACTGCTAAGCGTCGGACTTCTAATCTACATGTGTCTGATTCCCGTAGTAGAAGCCGCCGAACAGACCATTGTACAGAAGGTGATTCCGCCCGATCGACTGGGGCGGGTGTTTGGCTTTTCTCAGAGTCTGGAACAGGCCGCTTCACCGATTACGGCCCTACTGATCGGTCCCATTGCCCAGTACATTTTTATTCCTTTCATGACTACCGGAGCGGGCGTTCAGTGGCTCGGATCCTGGTTTGGTACCGGCTCGGACCGTGGCTTAGCCCTTTTATTCACCCTCACGGGGATCATCGGCTTTATCGTTACCCTGCTGGCAATGCGATCCCGGGCTTATCACACGCTGGCTTCGCACTATTGA
- a CDS encoding DUF1338 domain-containing protein, producing MTSPSSITQQLLDRLWERYQQRVPYARRYAALVLEKGGQVVNDHCAFRTFNTRTGEQTPGLEAIGFILECLGYQKISPYAFPTKHLNSWHYQHPTEAHFPKFFVTQLDVTQLSGRAQQLLSEAVAHTPDLLAGTPRESLQRLKDQQELEDESAVTLVSALENFFTRPWPAPPRDTVLALNEESQFAAWTLLHGNAVNHFTAYINFQQVPEWPDLETTIAGLQAAGIPMKSQIEGERGSKLRQSSTQAVDEDCPVTEADGSTGTLRWSYAYYELAERGQENGVWFEGFLGDQATNLFEMTKR from the coding sequence ATGACTTCTCCATCTTCCATCACCCAACAGTTGCTTGACCGCCTCTGGGAACGGTACCAGCAACGCGTACCTTATGCCCGACGTTACGCAGCATTAGTTCTTGAAAAAGGAGGTCAGGTCGTCAATGATCACTGTGCGTTCCGGACGTTCAACACGCGTACGGGCGAACAAACACCCGGATTAGAAGCCATTGGTTTTATTCTGGAATGTTTGGGATACCAGAAAATAAGTCCGTACGCTTTTCCGACCAAACACCTGAATTCCTGGCATTACCAGCACCCCACGGAGGCTCACTTTCCCAAGTTTTTTGTCACGCAACTCGACGTAACCCAACTTTCCGGGCGGGCTCAGCAATTACTTTCGGAGGCCGTTGCTCATACGCCGGATTTGCTGGCGGGCACCCCGCGGGAATCATTACAGCGATTAAAAGATCAGCAGGAGCTTGAAGATGAATCGGCGGTAACGCTGGTATCAGCCCTGGAAAATTTCTTTACGCGACCCTGGCCGGCTCCACCTCGCGATACGGTTTTGGCTTTAAACGAAGAATCGCAGTTTGCGGCCTGGACCCTGCTGCACGGGAATGCGGTCAATCACTTCACGGCTTACATTAACTTTCAGCAGGTTCCTGAATGGCCCGATCTGGAAACAACCATAGCGGGTTTACAAGCCGCGGGCATTCCGATGAAAAGTCAAATCGAAGGAGAGCGGGGCAGTAAATTACGCCAGTCGTCGACGCAGGCCGTCGACGAGGATTGTCCCGTAACCGAAGCCGATGGAAGTACAGGAACCCTCCGCTGGAGTTATGCCTACTACGAACTGGCCGAGCGGGGTCAGGAAAATGGAGTCTGGTTTGAGGGTTTTCTGGGAGATCAGGCTACCAATCTTTTTGAAATGACGAAACGGTAA
- a CDS encoding biliverdin-producing heme oxygenase, with translation MLSLILKEDTRTSHQQLEKQVVQRLKAITNKADYADFLKHFYAYFHAVEQAIAPYITPQVLPDYAQRRHASFLKADLETLGSTSDDLPAATAPTIATTVEALGALYVMEGSIMGGSIIVKMLEKVGITEGISFFSGYGPATGSMWKTFTEVLNAQGRTEADEAQAVAAANETFTRFGDVFVENRVTE, from the coding sequence ATGTTAAGTCTTATTCTGAAAGAAGATACCCGCACCTCCCATCAGCAACTTGAAAAACAGGTCGTTCAGCGGTTGAAAGCCATCACGAACAAAGCCGATTACGCTGATTTTTTGAAGCATTTCTACGCCTACTTTCACGCGGTTGAACAGGCCATCGCTCCCTATATTACGCCGCAGGTACTACCCGATTACGCACAACGTCGCCACGCCTCCTTTCTGAAGGCGGATCTGGAAACCCTGGGCAGTACGAGTGACGACTTACCCGCTGCTACGGCCCCGACCATCGCGACGACGGTAGAGGCCCTAGGAGCTTTGTACGTCATGGAAGGTTCTATCATGGGGGGTAGTATTATCGTGAAAATGCTGGAAAAAGTGGGCATTACGGAAGGAATTTCCTTTTTTTCGGGGTATGGACCCGCTACGGGAAGTATGTGGAAAACCTTTACAGAAGTGCTCAACGCTCAGGGCCGTACCGAAGCGGATGAAGCCCAAGCCGTCGCTGCGGCAAACGAAACCTTTACGCGTTTCGGTGACGTATTTGTCGAAAATCGCGTAACCGAATAA